The stretch of DNA GATTGGATCATAGTCCGCCAGGCAAGAGAGCCTTGGCCGGCGAAAGCAACGCCACAGATCTCCGTTCAGAATTCGAGTACTTCCTGTATACAGCCTGAAGCCTGCTTTTCGCTGCCGTCGAGTGGAAGCTCACCAGTAGTTTAGCACAGTCACTGTTCGTTGCAATACCaagttaatttcaaataaaataaaatccatttttACACGCAAGAGAACAatagtgaaaaggaaaaaggcaATTTACATCAGTTGTGGTTCAGAGAAGCCGGTATGGAGCTTAAGGGTCTCGTTCCAAGCTGGGATCATCTTTAGGGTGCAACGAGCGGCATAGACTGCCGAGGAAGCAATCATTGATGGGCAATGCATTATGGTCGCATAATGCATCATACCCAACTCAGCAAGAAAATAGACCATGTTTTCCAACTACACAATTTCAGACAATATACAGCTTATCAATATAATCAATACCAGAAAAGGGTTTCCAGCTTGTGCACTAAATCAGAAAGAATGTATACTGACGTCCTGATCAGGAAGAGATGCCTTGATGAAACGAACGAGGAATACGTATGGTGTAGGCACAGTCAAGGTCCATTCCAGCTTGCCAAGTATAATTTTCTCCATTACAAGAATCTGTTCATTAGTGTAAGCGCTGTCTGAAAGGTGTACAAAGTCATTGACCTGCATACAACACAGATTCTCCTGTCAAAGCTTATAAACCCCTATTTGATAGGTAGAGGAACTAGTTACGATATATAAGTACCTCAGGTGGCCATATTTCTTCATACTTGGAGGCCATGAGCATCGCACCGATGCCCACCAACTGCAATTCCTTCCTTGGCACTGTCTTAATTGCCAGGAACCGGTCGATAATGTTGATTGTCAGATAAAGAGTTTCGAGAGACAGTTCAAACTTCCTATGGACATCTATCAGCCAATCCACCAGAATCCCTCTCATACTTTCATTGATCTCAGGCTGCGAGTCTATGTAGTCATGAGGGTGACTCTCATTCTGCACCACATACAAGAACAACATGTTATGTAAAATTTGTGTTGGCATATGTGACAAACCTGGTTTTACGTGATTTGTAATTGTCTAGAGTTTATGTCACATGATGGATTGCTGGAAGAAAGCTGAAGAAAAGTTTAATCAGGGCTCGAGCGAAAGCTCCAcagaaaaaaaagtttaaaaaagtaaCACTTGTATAAAGAGTCCCCTCTAAatgtatttgggatattatataaggaaaatgctagagctccccgCGCGccgggggctcccgctgggagctcccgctggagctctagtgtatttttttatgtgtattttttaattcttttttttatgtagatgtttttaatgattttaaatatttttaaaaaataaaaaaatttataatattattaaataatacttgcttaatcacgaagtaaaatataaaatatttttatatgattttttattttacttcgtaattaaggaagtattttttaataattttttttttttacttcttgattaagaaagtgtttttaataatgttctaaatttattttattttttaaaaaatattaaaaaaattatataaaaaataacttaaaaaaaaaacacatacaaaaatacactacagccccagcgggggctgtagcacgatccattATATAAACCACTGATTTTTCATAACAAGTACTAAATCGTCAGagttgaacttgaactgaagAATGAACTCAAACTGAAGAGGAGAAAAATGTACCTCAACTAATTTATAGAACTTGTATATGTCCTCA from Juglans regia cultivar Chandler chromosome 4, Walnut 2.0, whole genome shotgun sequence encodes:
- the LOC109019752 gene encoding G2/mitotic-specific cyclin S13-7-like, which translates into the protein MASRPIVPPQPKGGAVVGGKQQKNDAPGARNRRALGDIGNVVNIKGIEGKPNRPITRSFCAQLLANAQAAAAAENNKKQVCVNVDGAPLLLDGVAAGKKAGAPKPPQKKAIVKPKVDEVIVISPDTQDDDAKAKLENPVNKKNDGEGMSRKKAHAFTSVLTARSKAACGLTKKPKEQIVDIDAADAGNELAALEYVEDIYKFYKLVENESHPHDYIDSQPEINESMRGILVDWLIDVHRKFELSLETLYLTINIIDRFLAIKTVPRKELQLVGIGAMLMASKYEEIWPPEVNDFVHLSDSAYTNEQILVMEKIILGKLEWTLTVPTPYVFLVRFIKASLPDQDLENMVYFLAELGMMHYATIMHCPSMIASSAVYAARCTLKMIPAWNETLKLHTGFSEPQLIDCAKLLVSFHSTAAKSRLQAVYRKYSNSERRSVALLSPAKALLPGGL